A DNA window from Hemibagrus wyckioides isolate EC202008001 linkage group LG11, SWU_Hwy_1.0, whole genome shotgun sequence contains the following coding sequences:
- the b4galnt1b gene encoding beta-1,4 N-acetylgalactosaminyltransferase 1: MHSLLKTVLLALVASVVLLMAVLHSWPTRAYSTVDVRQRPGSGAERLLEDRLPDLDPSAGSIPYHVKENVAGLLARNGCVCEGERDGVNLPFAKLLFPRVSAHPLHTAFQPSQLDEMKRRRAKEYQGFQMRSQTPADLLIVAEANSPLQYPTQGVEVRPLKTILIPGLALRDLPRDVYTLNFSASLGTFNVAAEVEGVKVRGDGEMHMTLSSFLLPNLNRQLQFITYTNTLFHPSTADTVQLETEGHQALFTIKIRHGVTPKLYNTGSGDKEYNISALVTIATKTFLRYNKLQDLIDSIRLYYPTVTIVIADDSENPRVVSGPYIEHYIMPFGKGWFAGRNLAVSQVTTKYVLWVDDDFIFTANTKLEKLVDILEKTTLDLVGGAVREATGYTSTYRQTISIEAGEEDGDCLHMRRGFHHIIQGFPNCVVTDGVINFFLARTDKVRQVGFDPRLARVAHLEFFIDGLGSLHVGSCDDVIVNHATKIKLPWGQSESDKAYAKFRYPPASSDATRTKNGLLYFKNRFQCMTHN; the protein is encoded by the exons ATGCATTCTCTGCTGAAGACAGTGTTGTTAGCACTGGTGGCGTCGGTGGTGCTGCTGATGGCTGTGCTGCACTCATGGCCCACTCGAGCCTACAGCACCGTGGATGTCCGGCAGAGACCCGGATCCGGAGCCGAGCGGCTGCTGGAGGACAGACTTCCTGACCTGGACCCGAGCGCCGGTTCCATCCCATACCACGTGAAGGAGAACGTGGCAGG GCTTCTGGCTCGTaacggctgtgtgtgtgagggtgagagagacgGTGTGAATTTACCTTTCGCCAAACTGCTGTTCCCGCGAGTGTCTGCCCACCCGCTTCACACGGCCTTCCAGCCTTCGCAACTCGACGAAATGAAGAGACGCCGCGCCAAAGAGTACCAGGGCTTCCAAATGAG gtcacaGACTCCTGCTGATTTACTGATCGTAGCTGAAGCTAATAGCCCTCTTCAGTATCCGACGCAGGGTGTGGAGGTTCGGCCGCTCAAGACGATCCTTATACCAG GATTGGCTTTAAGAGACCTGCCGAGAGACGTTTACACT CTGAATTTCTCTGCGTCTCTCGGGACGTTTAACGTGGCCGCAGAGGTCGAGGGGGTAAAGGTCAGAGGTGACGGTGAGATGCACATGACGCTGAGCAGCTTCCTGTTACCCAACCTGAACCGCCAGCTTCAGTTCAtcacctacacaaacacactgttccaCCCCAGCACTGCTGatacag tgcagttagagacagagggacaTCAGGCTCTGTTCACCATCAAAATCCGCCACGGCGTCACCCCCAAACTCTACAACACAGGATCTGGGGATAAAG AGTACAACATCAGTGCTCTGGTGACCATCGCCACCAAAACCTTCCTGCGCTATAACAAGCTCCAGGACCTGATTGACAGCATAAGGCTCTACTACCCCACCGTTACCATAGTGATAGCCGACGACAGCGAAAACCCCAGGGTGGTGTCCGGTCCGTACATCGAGCATTACATCATGCCCTTCGGAAAG ggttgGTTTGCAGGTCGTAATTTGGCCGTGTCTCAAGTCACCACTAAGTACGTGCTGTGGGTCGACGACGATTTCATCTTCACTGCCAACACCAAGCTGGAGAAACTGGTGGACATTCTGGAGAAGACCACGCTGGACCTG gtgggtggTGCTGTGCGTGAAGCTACAGGCTACACCTCCACCTACAGGCAGACCATCTCTATCGAGGCCGGAGAGGAGGATGGAGACTGTCTCCACATGAGACGAGGTTTCCATCACATCATCCAGGGCTTCCCCAACTGCGTGGTCACTGACGGAGTCATCAACTTCTTCCTGGCTCGGACAGACAAGGTGCGACAAGTGGGCTTCGACCCCCGACTAGCTCGAGTCGCCCACCTCg AGTTTTTCATAGATGGCTTGGGTTCGCTCCACGTCGGCTCGTGCGATGATGTCATCGTGAACCACGCCACCAAGATCAAGCTCCCATGGGGCCAGTCGGAGAGCGACAAGGCCTACGCCAAGTTCCGCTACCCTCCGGCCTCGTCAGACGCCACCCGCACAAAAAACGGCCTCTTGTACTTCAAAAACCGCTTCCAGTGTATGACACACAACTGA